The sequence aagaaattagagTGCAACATAAATCTTGAGCCTACCCAAGAACACGGTGTCAATATTTGagggagaagaagaaaaacaaatacTTAGGAAAATCtaattataattatgttttgaaggTGTGAATTAAAACATGTATTCATAATACCTTTGATATTTCTTAAAACACATCTGCTAAAAGTACACAAAACCTTCTTGAATGGATGGTTCCAATAgccatttattttaaataaaaaacaatgtttaaattaatttcttataaaatatttaatgaatataTTTGAAGTGTTTAGATGTGGAGCTaccatgttaatttttttttattttttattttgggtgcAATACCATGTTAAGTTATGTAATCCCATAGtcaaaatactttttttattctACAAATAAAGTCAGATGTGTGCTTTCATTACCCCTTAAACTCTTACtataatattttctctcaatGGAATTAGattaatgaagtttttatatattatataatcaATTTTGTTTTGAAGTGTTTAACAACACTTCTTTTAAAAAGATATCTGCAAATGAGGAACAATTTGGTTTCTCTTTTTCATTTCAATTACTCACTAATTACTAGGCCAACAACAAAGGCAAGTCCTTTTAATAAAATCAATGGAAAGAATTAAAGTATCCAATTCTTAATAATTTGTTCCAGAATTTGCAATTATTTGAATACAATTCATTTATCTCATCATAGAGAAAGcgccaaaatgaaaaaaatataaaatatgattatGCTAGCTAGTGATGCAGATTTAAGTAATTTTGTAGGCAATTATTAGGAATAGTTAGGTTTAGTTTGTTGTATTATCTTAATCATATCCATATGCTGTATAGTTTTCCCCCAATAATTCAATCCTGATATATATATTtccatttatcaatattttgtttTCCACCACGTCTGACCTAATCTTTAGATTAAATAAATGAAAACGAACCTCCACCAGGAACTttctctataatatatatatatatattcagtttataAAAGTCTAAAGATCGCTTGAGTAAAAAATACCTTgtgattatatattatatataaacttATGTCACTATTTGCCATAAAGTGgaatgaaatattgaaattgatcGTGAAGCACCcactaaaatatataattaagagaaaaagtaTAGCTAATATTTTACAACccgaaaagtaaaaaaagaaaagttaatcAACTTAtgataatttgtgtttggttctcATGGACCTTTCACTAGTTTCCTGTCTAAATATAATTAAATGAACTATAAAAACAGAGACAACTTAACAAAGAGCATTGAAGCGTGTTACCCACAAGCCAGCGATGgaataatctttaataaaataaagaaaaaataccCAATTATCCCTGAACTATATTCAAAAGGAATACGtcacacctcaacttaaaaggggtcttattacccctgaactaattaaaagtgaatttttcaCCCCTTTAGTgtctatgtggcacatacgtggcacacacgtgtgcctacgtggacatttcagtgtgttgtgccacgtatgtgccacataaGCACTAAGGGGGTGAAAAatccacttttaattagttcaggagtAATAGGatccctttaagttgaggtgtggcATACCCCTTTTAGATATAGTTCAgaggtaattgggtattatctctaaaataaaaaaagagactAGAAACTTAATAATGATTGTAGTATATTGGATGATTATTATctattacttcctccgttttaaaataaatgatttaatttgatttaatacggagtttaaaaaaataaaaaacacttttgaatattgtgattctaaattaaagttatgtcaaatataccaaaatgttcTGTattcttgtggtcctaaacatgccatgtatTCTGAGCCGGgatctatcggaaataacctctctacttcttcgaaggtggcggtatggactgcgtatattttaccctccccaaacctcactttaTGAGAATACACTGtgttaaacatgtcatgtgaaaagttgaactaaaaatattatcaaaaaaaaaggATCATATctttctaaataaatttaaaaaaaaataagttgaactaaaaatattataaaaaaaaggatcatatctttctaaataaatttaaaaagaaaataggtcattcatttttaaaacttaGAGAGTATATTgtcatttaaatataatttcttttGCTACTGTTACTTAACTTTTGATGCAATGATGAAAGTCTTATTTTATGCGGGATCAATTTAATGTGGTTGTTGGTattttgtttttctcattttatttttctttgcttattattcattaattgttattattatcttttactcaattttcttttttatagaaatttttattTGCTGTCTACTTTTCTTTATAATGTTGTAGATTCATCGTTGAGATGGCAAatgtataacaatatatatatatatatatatatatatatatatactccaataaaaaataatacaatctaATCAATATCATATATGCTAAAATCATATAACACAATAAGATACATACAATACAATAGGTTATGAAACTGAGAAGACGTCAACAACTATTTATCAACACTCATTTAAAATTCTATCTTTTCAATGAAATCCAATAATTTATTTGTGACCTAACCAAATGCCTTCATCTAGAGCCAAGCCAAGAATCCCCAAACaacattatcatttttaaaattgACTTTTTAATGAGCAAAATGATACTACTTAGATCAGTACATGAAGGCATCAGCAGAAGCCATAATTGGCTGATTAACATGAAGCAAATTCCAAGGATTCAAGAAACCATCATCACCAATAACCTGTGTTTCATCAATTGTTGAGTTTGCTGAGTTGATGCAATTTATAATCTCATTTAAAGACTGAAGCCTATGACTCAACTCCGCCATTTGTGCTCTGAGAACAGAATTCTGTGCCTCCACATTCAAATAAACCTGTGTGACCCTATTTATGTTTGTGACAGTTTGGTTATTTTGTTCCTTAAGTTGATTCACTTGAGCCATTAATTCATTCAAATGTGTCTGCTTCTTCATTCTTGATCTTCTTGCTGATTCCCTGTTCGATATCATTCTTTTGCGCTTCCTTTGATCCATTAGTTGTTGTAGATCCTCTGACCCTGATGAAGAAGGTCCGCCAGGAGAAGTCATAATCTCTGTAACTTAACGCGTTACAACTGAATAAAGTTtgagtagtagtaataataataataataataataataatagctaaATTAGAGTACGTCCAGTTTTGGTTAGTGAGAAGGAAACAGAAATTTTTTCATGAGAACACGTAGAACCAATAGAGGAAGACAACAGAGAAGGATTGAACTAAGTGAGTTCCACGACGTAATGTTGAGTTAATTGTAAAACCAGAAAGAAGGACTTCACTGATTACTGGAGACATGAATCTCAAACTACATCAAAAACCAGGACTCTATGGCTatgcatcaaaatataaaagtgaatTAAGAAGAGAAgtattttgatctttatgaaaATAGAGTATCGAAGAACAAAGACAGAAATATTATAAGGGCTGAGGTCTTTTAAACATATAATATGGAAGGGGTGGAGAAGAGGTGAAGGTGGAAGGGGCTTTTGATGGTAATGAAGATTCATTTTATAGAAATGTTAATGGTCATTGAAGGAATAAAATACTCAAAGTAAATAAAGTAATACGACCATCAATCAAATATAAAATTCCATAAGACCTAAAGCTTATTACGTAAAGCTTTGAAAAACAGTGGCTTTCTATTATGGTGGTATATGGGAGAAATTTGAATATACAGGACAATGCGCATGCCACTTGGTTTTACTAGTTGGAAGATTCTATTACACATGCGGTAAAGTATGTAATGtacaaaataatttatgtacTGATCAACATATTATATTGATTTATGCACTCGATCGACTACTATTgttaataaaagtaaaaatcttactAAATGTTACCTCATTATTTCAGGAcgatatgtaatttattttttttaaattaagtttatatatatatatatgtgtgtgtgtttgggaaggaagggggtggggtgggggagagAGTTAAAGTTATATCAACATCATACAATCTCCTCTTGTATTTTCGAGAgaacttgtaattttaaaaatttaagtcAATTATCATTCAAAAATTCATCCAAATTAATCACTGAACCATGAATTTTTTGAGGGAT comes from Capsicum annuum cultivar UCD-10X-F1 chromosome 2, UCD10Xv1.1, whole genome shotgun sequence and encodes:
- the LOC107860004 gene encoding bZIP transcription factor 11, which encodes MTSPGGPSSSGSEDLQQLMDQRKRKRMISNRESARRSRMKKQTHLNELMAQVNQLKEQNNQTVTNINRVTQVYLNVEAQNSVLRAQMAELSHRLQSLNEIINCINSANSTIDETQVIGDDGFLNPWNLLHVNQPIMASADAFMY